Proteins encoded within one genomic window of Amorphoplanes friuliensis DSM 7358:
- a CDS encoding cation:proton antiporter domain-containing protein — MQLPDLLFALFGVGALLAGILPRVLERRPLSMPIVFLALGMLVFALPLGLPDPDPRAHPMLTEHLTEVCVIVALMGAGLKIDRPLTGRRWMSTWRLLAIAMPVTIGAVALLGWWWAGLVPAAALLLGAALAPTDPVLASDVQVGEPTDEEDSEDEVRFALTSEAGLNDGLAFPFVYAAIAMALAAVSNESWLGEWVLKDVLYKGVVGVVGGLIIGKLLGKLFFQAPNRKLRLAHHAEGFLALAATFLAYGLVEVAGGYGFLAVFIAARGIRSAQRSHEYHQVLHDFAEQIERLLTVLLLLLLGGAVVSGLLEPLTWPAALAGLALILVIRPLTGFLSLRGAPGRTAEHWVIATFGIRGIGSFYYLAYAVSHATFPNVDVVWATVAFVVVVSVVLHGVAVTPVMRLLDRSNERSRTPEERHAQ; from the coding sequence GTGCAGCTGCCCGACCTTCTTTTTGCCCTGTTCGGTGTGGGCGCCCTGCTGGCCGGAATCCTGCCGCGGGTCCTCGAACGCCGACCCCTGTCCATGCCGATCGTCTTCCTCGCGCTGGGGATGCTCGTCTTCGCCCTTCCGCTGGGTCTGCCGGACCCCGACCCCCGCGCGCACCCGATGCTGACCGAGCATCTGACCGAGGTGTGCGTGATCGTCGCCCTGATGGGCGCCGGTCTGAAGATCGACCGTCCGCTGACCGGCCGCCGCTGGATGTCGACGTGGCGCCTGCTGGCGATCGCCATGCCGGTCACCATCGGCGCGGTCGCCCTGCTCGGCTGGTGGTGGGCCGGTCTCGTCCCGGCGGCCGCGCTGCTGCTCGGCGCCGCCCTCGCCCCGACCGACCCGGTGCTCGCCTCGGACGTCCAGGTCGGTGAGCCCACCGACGAGGAGGACTCCGAGGACGAGGTGCGGTTCGCGCTGACCTCGGAGGCCGGGCTCAACGACGGGCTGGCGTTCCCGTTCGTCTACGCCGCGATCGCCATGGCCCTGGCCGCGGTGAGCAACGAGAGCTGGCTCGGCGAGTGGGTCCTGAAGGACGTGCTCTACAAGGGTGTCGTCGGCGTGGTCGGCGGCCTGATCATCGGCAAGCTTCTCGGCAAGCTGTTCTTCCAGGCGCCTAACCGGAAGCTGCGCCTGGCCCACCACGCCGAGGGATTCCTCGCCCTCGCTGCGACGTTCCTGGCGTACGGGCTGGTCGAGGTGGCCGGTGGCTACGGTTTCCTCGCCGTGTTCATCGCCGCGCGGGGCATCCGGTCGGCGCAGCGGTCGCACGAGTACCACCAGGTCCTGCACGACTTCGCCGAGCAGATCGAGCGGCTGCTCACCGTACTGCTGCTCCTGCTCCTGGGTGGAGCCGTGGTCAGCGGTCTGCTGGAGCCGCTGACGTGGCCCGCCGCCCTCGCCGGCCTCGCGCTGATCCTGGTGATCCGGCCGTTGACCGGATTCCTGTCGCTGCGCGGCGCACCGGGCCGCACCGCCGAGCACTGGGTCATCGCCACATTCGGCATCCGGGGCATCGGATCGTTTTATTACCTCGCGTACGCGGTGAGCCACGCGACGTTTCCGAATGTGGATGTCGTATGGGCGACAGTCGCCTTTGTCGTCGTCGTGAGCGTGGTGTTGCACGGCGTTGCGGTGACGCCGGTGATGCGGCTTTTGGATAGGTCCAACGAGCGGTCGCGCACCCCCGAGGAGCGCCACGCTCAGTAA
- a CDS encoding Clp protease N-terminal domain-containing protein: protein MFERFTHAARDAVIRAQEEARELHQKPIGTEHLLLALLADPTGPVANAPALHDVDAAYVRAEVVRRVGPATPYVDERAEADAEDAAALKAIGIDLDAVRRAIEENFGPGALRLPPKATPQRRGLLARFSARTGHTPFSNRSKKILELSLREALRLKHNFIAPEHIMLGIIREGNGLAVQILVEADVDLDRLKEDVTRSLQEQAA, encoded by the coding sequence ATGTTCGAACGATTCACCCACGCAGCGCGCGACGCCGTCATCCGCGCCCAGGAAGAAGCCCGCGAGCTCCACCAGAAACCCATCGGCACCGAGCACCTCCTGCTCGCCCTGCTGGCCGACCCGACCGGCCCGGTGGCGAACGCGCCGGCCCTGCACGACGTCGACGCCGCCTACGTCCGTGCCGAGGTCGTCCGCCGCGTCGGGCCGGCCACGCCGTACGTCGACGAGCGTGCCGAGGCCGACGCGGAGGACGCGGCCGCACTCAAGGCCATCGGCATCGACCTCGACGCCGTCCGCCGGGCGATCGAGGAGAACTTCGGTCCCGGGGCGCTGCGCCTGCCCCCGAAGGCCACACCGCAACGCCGGGGGCTGCTCGCACGCTTCTCCGCGCGTACGGGTCACACGCCGTTCTCGAACCGCAGCAAGAAGATCCTCGAGCTGTCCCTGCGCGAGGCGCTCCGGCTCAAGCACAACTTCATCGCGCCGGAGCACATCATGCTGGGCATCATCCGCGAGGGAAACGGCCTCGCGGTCCAGATCCTGGTCGAAGCGGACGTCGACCTCGACCGCCTGAAGGAGGACGTGACCCGTTCCCTGCAGGAACAGGCGGCCTGA
- a CDS encoding VOC family protein, with protein sequence MRIRGFAPATPCWVELASADPARAADFYAGLFGWEPAGDRFKLGGRAAAGLTRARPGRPAGWLTYLTEHNLESSITRVHEAGGRLVSAPADARGGRSALIADPAGALLGLWESDGFTGAQIGGEPGTMTFPELLTDDAVAAASFYGRAFGWLLRDEYGSDGTRGEWITTAHDAMAGLAPSRGGNWWRAAFQVADCAETISTCRSLGGGVIAGPTDMGFGSYAELLDPWGVPFAVAAPAALPVELSMSFTPAAGMELTFGG encoded by the coding sequence ATGCGAATTCGGGGCTTTGCGCCGGCGACCCCCTGCTGGGTCGAACTGGCGAGTGCGGATCCCGCGCGAGCGGCAGATTTTTATGCGGGTCTCTTCGGCTGGGAACCGGCCGGTGACAGATTCAAACTCGGCGGTCGCGCCGCGGCCGGCCTGACCCGGGCCCGCCCCGGACGCCCCGCCGGCTGGCTCACCTATCTCACCGAGCACAACCTCGAATCGTCGATCACCCGCGTCCACGAGGCCGGTGGCCGGCTGGTCAGCGCACCCGCCGACGCGCGCGGCGGACGGTCCGCCCTGATCGCCGACCCGGCCGGTGCCCTGCTCGGCCTCTGGGAGAGCGACGGCTTCACCGGCGCCCAGATCGGCGGCGAGCCCGGCACGATGACCTTCCCGGAGCTGCTCACCGACGACGCTGTCGCCGCGGCCTCCTTCTACGGGCGCGCCTTCGGCTGGCTGCTGCGCGACGAGTACGGCAGCGACGGCACCCGCGGCGAGTGGATCACCACTGCTCACGACGCCATGGCCGGCCTGGCGCCGAGCCGCGGCGGCAACTGGTGGCGCGCGGCGTTCCAGGTCGCGGACTGCGCCGAGACGATCAGCACGTGCCGCAGCCTCGGTGGCGGTGTCATCGCCGGACCGACGGACATGGGCTTCGGCAGCTACGCCGAGCTGCTCGACCCGTGGGGTGTCCCGTTCGCGGTCGCGGCCCCGGCGGCGCTGCCGGTCGAACTCAGCATGTCGTTCACCCCTGCGGCAGGCATGGAGTTGACGTTCGGGGGGTAG
- a CDS encoding DUF3072 domain-containing protein — protein sequence MATNEQEPASNTIKDPADWTTGDEPATGAQQSYLHTLASEAHEEVPEELSKAEASQRIDELQEKTGRGQ from the coding sequence ATGGCGACCAACGAGCAGGAACCGGCGTCCAACACCATCAAGGACCCGGCCGACTGGACCACCGGCGACGAGCCGGCCACGGGCGCGCAGCAGTCGTACCTGCACACTCTGGCCTCCGAGGCCCACGAGGAAGTGCCGGAGGAGCTGAGCAAGGCCGAGGCGTCGCAGCGCATCGACGAGCTCCAGGAGAAGACCGGGCGCGGCCAGTAA